One genomic region from Oligoflexus sp. encodes:
- a CDS encoding GlsB/YeaQ/YmgE family stress response membrane protein has translation MGLIVTIIIGFFVGLIAKFLMPGRDPGGFIITILLGIGGALTANFLGRALGLYSTNEAAGFIASVIGAMILLAIYRAFSGRGRLTH, from the coding sequence ATGGGACTCATCGTGACAATCATCATTGGTTTCTTCGTCGGTTTGATCGCTAAATTCCTTATGCCAGGTCGTGATCCTGGTGGCTTCATCATCACCATCCTTCTGGGTATCGGTGGTGCCTTGACAGCCAATTTCCTGGGTCGTGCCCTTGGTCTTTACTCGACCAATGAAGCCGCTGGTTTCATTGCTTCGGTCATCGGCGCTATGATTCTGCTCGCTATCTACCGGGCATTTTCGGGCCGCGGCCGACTCACGCATTGA
- a CDS encoding DUF420 domain-containing protein yields the protein MEGFLPMSRASFTLDFIALAMAAVIPVMLFSLYQVRQRRDYQLHKRLQILLGLVLGIAILVFELDMRLYGWRQYAEASPYYTTLVIPSLIFHLFFAIPTLFLWIYTITMALWQHIDTENGKYRFQHKFFGRLSAYAMIGTTLSGWLFFWLAFMA from the coding sequence GTGGAAGGTTTTCTGCCCATGAGCCGAGCGAGTTTCACTCTTGATTTCATCGCTTTGGCCATGGCCGCCGTTATTCCCGTGATGCTCTTCAGCCTTTATCAGGTCCGTCAGCGCAGGGACTACCAGCTCCATAAGCGCCTGCAAATCCTTCTGGGGCTCGTCCTGGGCATCGCAATCCTGGTTTTCGAGCTCGATATGCGCCTCTATGGTTGGCGGCAGTACGCCGAGGCCTCGCCCTATTACACGACCCTGGTGATACCCTCCCTGATCTTCCATCTCTTTTTTGCCATCCCTACCCTTTTCCTTTGGATCTATACGATTACCATGGCGCTTTGGCAGCACATTGACACGGAAAACGGCAAGTATCGGTTCCAGCACAAATTTTTCGGAAGACTGTCGGCCTATGCGATGATCGGTACAACTCTTTCCGGCTGGTTATTCTTTTGGCTGGCGTTTATGGCATAA
- a CDS encoding alpha-amylase family glycosyl hydrolase — translation MKLWQKLALACSLLTPWAGLNAAGANFNRPINDEVFYFVVMDRFNDGDPANNKAFDRIPVGEKDTKEDIVRHGYQPELENFYHGGDFKGIIQKLDYLQGLGVTSIWLSPILKNRATQVGDGPIGASSGYHGYWTLDFTTVDPHWGTEEDFKNLVEEAHKRGMKLFIDVITNHTADVISYRECWDCPYRSKDDFPFVTTKNGKKLNEGFVDGDFSAENFAKLKDMNFAYTPYIYDPKIKKKPDWLNDITLYHNRGNSTFSGESSEMGDFFGLDDLMTEHPKVVQGMVDIYADLIRKYKFDGFRIDTVKHVNIEFWEQFIPAVRKAAQDAGVPHFYMFGEVFSNDPALLSRYTRLGKFDSVLDFGMQAAVKDVFADEHGFERLHDYLAQDDVHRLASAPQKMMNFVSNHDIGRLAYFMKEHFKNASDEEILKRLTLANAFMYFARGVPIIYYGDEQGFVGKGGDKGAREDMFVSKTKSYREMKKVGVPLNPDKDSFDTNHPLYKTLATFAQVYKSNPGLRNGEYFPVRDLGKDVLAFRRTQFESNEDYLVVFNVKNAELSLPWTRAGYSLVYPTGTLGKDLKLPALSFAILKGSKAKEQARTALTPQIGNLEEGQRVADLFFGEVKLPETGEYKVAFSVKTAKDKDFKPLYTDFNAPFRAYIEGSQYPNGTDLILKADVVARSGAKASVQRKLIVDGRAPLVTVHYENGNNRNRVYTLSHRGAIAVPQNFEKGQFTFAWPLQEAKETLIFEGRTDPKDEDSVSFDRPVLLSFKDQINPNIKPGPQGEPLVTVYINNKHEVSFDAMKPAPDTKPQALPSNPKAAAPLGKKDLYVRGSMNSWNPDNELEYEGNYTYRTKIKLGSGGAEFKFADEGWSADSNFGAPVEEQGLTSSGGSGNLSFQVPKGQDGKYVFDLIHIPAKDLSSDKPLTFFKVEKAR, via the coding sequence ATGAAACTATGGCAAAAGCTGGCGCTCGCCTGTAGCCTGCTCACGCCCTGGGCTGGCCTCAATGCGGCCGGGGCCAATTTCAATCGTCCCATCAACGATGAAGTGTTTTATTTCGTCGTAATGGATCGCTTCAATGACGGGGATCCCGCCAACAACAAGGCCTTTGATCGGATTCCGGTCGGTGAAAAGGACACCAAAGAGGACATTGTTCGTCACGGGTATCAACCGGAACTCGAGAATTTTTATCACGGTGGTGACTTCAAAGGGATCATCCAGAAACTCGATTACCTGCAGGGACTCGGGGTCACCTCGATCTGGCTTTCACCCATCCTGAAAAACCGCGCGACCCAGGTCGGCGATGGCCCGATCGGTGCCAGCTCCGGCTACCACGGTTACTGGACCCTCGACTTCACCACAGTGGATCCCCACTGGGGAACGGAAGAGGATTTCAAGAACCTCGTGGAGGAAGCGCATAAGCGCGGCATGAAGCTCTTTATAGATGTGATCACCAACCACACGGCGGATGTGATCAGCTATCGCGAATGCTGGGACTGCCCCTATCGTTCGAAAGACGATTTCCCCTTCGTGACCACCAAGAACGGCAAAAAACTCAACGAGGGTTTCGTCGATGGTGACTTCAGCGCCGAGAATTTCGCGAAGCTGAAGGACATGAACTTTGCCTACACACCTTATATCTATGATCCCAAGATCAAGAAGAAACCCGATTGGCTGAACGACATCACCCTTTACCACAACCGCGGCAACTCCACCTTTTCCGGTGAAAGCTCGGAAATGGGCGACTTCTTCGGCCTGGATGACCTCATGACCGAACATCCGAAGGTCGTGCAGGGGATGGTCGATATCTATGCGGATCTGATTCGCAAGTATAAGTTCGATGGTTTCCGCATCGATACGGTGAAGCACGTGAACATCGAATTCTGGGAGCAGTTCATCCCCGCCGTGCGCAAGGCGGCCCAGGATGCCGGTGTTCCCCACTTCTATATGTTCGGTGAGGTCTTCTCGAACGATCCTGCGCTTCTGAGCCGTTATACGCGCCTCGGCAAGTTCGATAGCGTTCTCGACTTCGGCATGCAGGCCGCGGTGAAAGATGTGTTCGCGGACGAACATGGTTTCGAACGCCTGCACGATTACCTGGCCCAGGATGATGTGCATCGTCTGGCCAGCGCGCCCCAGAAAATGATGAACTTCGTGAGCAACCACGATATCGGCCGCCTCGCTTATTTCATGAAAGAGCATTTCAAGAACGCATCGGACGAGGAAATTCTGAAGCGTTTGACTCTGGCCAACGCCTTCATGTACTTCGCCCGCGGCGTGCCCATCATTTACTACGGTGATGAGCAGGGCTTCGTCGGCAAAGGCGGCGACAAGGGCGCGCGCGAGGATATGTTTGTTTCGAAGACGAAGAGCTATCGCGAGATGAAAAAGGTCGGCGTGCCTTTGAATCCCGATAAGGATTCCTTCGATACCAATCACCCGCTCTATAAAACCCTGGCCACCTTCGCCCAGGTTTACAAAAGCAACCCCGGCCTGCGCAACGGTGAATACTTCCCCGTCCGTGACCTCGGCAAGGATGTGCTGGCCTTCCGCCGGACCCAGTTCGAGAGCAACGAGGATTACCTCGTCGTCTTCAACGTGAAGAATGCCGAGCTGAGTCTGCCCTGGACTCGCGCAGGCTATAGCCTTGTCTATCCCACAGGAACCCTCGGCAAGGATCTGAAACTTCCGGCCCTCTCGTTTGCCATCCTGAAAGGCAGCAAAGCGAAAGAACAGGCGCGCACGGCTCTGACGCCTCAGATCGGTAATCTGGAAGAAGGCCAGCGCGTGGCCGATCTTTTCTTTGGTGAAGTGAAGCTGCCCGAGACTGGTGAGTATAAGGTTGCTTTCTCGGTAAAAACAGCCAAAGACAAGGACTTCAAACCGCTCTACACCGACTTCAACGCCCCGTTCCGCGCCTATATCGAAGGCAGTCAGTATCCGAACGGCACCGACCTGATCCTGAAAGCGGATGTGGTCGCACGCAGCGGAGCCAAGGCCAGCGTGCAGCGTAAACTCATCGTCGATGGTCGCGCGCCTCTGGTCACCGTTCACTATGAAAACGGCAACAACAGAAACCGCGTCTACACTCTGAGTCACCGCGGAGCCATCGCAGTCCCGCAGAACTTCGAGAAGGGTCAGTTCACCTTCGCCTGGCCACTGCAGGAAGCCAAGGAAACCCTTATTTTTGAAGGTCGAACAGACCCCAAGGATGAAGATTCCGTCAGCTTCGATCGGCCGGTTCTTCTGAGTTTCAAAGACCAGATCAACCCGAACATCAAACCCGGTCCGCAGGGTGAACCCCTGGTCACGGTCTACATCAATAACAAGCACGAAGTCAGCTTCGATGCGATGAAACCGGCGCCCGATACGAAGCCTCAGGCCCTGCCCAGCAATCCGAAAGCGGCCGCGCCTTTGGGCAAAAAAGACCTTTATGTACGCGGCAGCATGAACAGCTGGAATCCCGACAACGAGCTTGAGTATGAAGGCAACTATACCTACCGCACCAAAATTAAACTGGGCAGCGGCGGCGCCGAATTCAAGTTTGCGGATGAAGGCTGGAGCGCGGACAGTAACTTCGGAGCGCCGGTCGAAGAGCAGGGTCTGACCAGCTCGGGCGGCAGCGGCAACCTTTCCTTCCAGGTGCCCAAAGGCCAGGATGGGAAGTATGTGTTCGATCTGATCCATATTCCTGCGAAGGATCTCAGCAGCGATAAGCCGCTGACCTTCTTCAAAGTGGAAAAAGCCCGCTGA
- a CDS encoding bifunctional 4-hydroxy-2-oxoglutarate aldolase/2-dehydro-3-deoxy-phosphogluconate aldolase, whose amino-acid sequence MNAAASMLDILRHNRLMLAVTLHAAEDWQGLGELLEASQLTAVEIMLRSPYAWEGVHQLLKHWPQLTLGVGTVLDPDDLKKAQDLGVRFAVSPGSEASLIHEAQRLNLPYLPGIVTPSDLMLLARTEFRAVKFFPAAPLGASYLQALAAPFADFRFCVSGGLEIGNYKQFLRAKQVAALSGSWPLPKNLSDPNACAQALPYLKQLLAELNEALGTENPPSSSSTRW is encoded by the coding sequence ATGAACGCAGCAGCCAGCATGCTCGATATCCTCAGGCACAATCGTCTTATGCTGGCGGTCACCTTGCATGCGGCTGAAGACTGGCAGGGTTTGGGCGAATTGCTCGAAGCCAGCCAGCTGACGGCCGTGGAAATCATGCTGCGCAGTCCCTATGCGTGGGAAGGCGTGCACCAGCTTTTAAAGCACTGGCCGCAGCTCACGCTCGGGGTCGGCACTGTTTTGGATCCTGATGATCTGAAGAAAGCCCAGGACCTGGGTGTGCGTTTTGCTGTCAGTCCCGGCTCCGAGGCAAGCTTGATCCATGAGGCCCAGCGGCTGAATCTTCCCTATCTGCCAGGCATCGTGACCCCATCCGACCTTATGCTGCTGGCCCGCACGGAGTTTCGCGCGGTGAAATTTTTCCCGGCGGCTCCCCTGGGCGCCTCCTATCTGCAGGCTCTGGCCGCGCCTTTTGCGGATTTTCGCTTCTGTGTTTCCGGTGGACTTGAAATTGGAAACTATAAACAATTCTTACGGGCGAAACAGGTTGCCGCTTTATCGGGAAGCTGGCCGCTGCCGAAAAACCTGAGTGATCCCAACGCCTGCGCCCAGGCCCTGCCTTATCTGAAGCAGCTGCTGGCTGAACTGAACGAGGCTCTAGGCACGGAAAATCCACCCTCGTCCTCCAGTACAAGATGGTAA
- the glk gene encoding glucokinase gives MNHYLVADVGGTNARLGLVTPEGNEVFGIEQLSNKNYPHLIDVVNAYLSRAQCIVLPKKACFAVASPVTSDRIHFTNNSWSFSVQELKDQLGLEYLKVINDFEAVALSIPYLGPREVFRVGGGEAAPHKTIAVMGPGTGLGMAALVPGHPKPLPLATEGGHACFAPQDEVEAHIATRIKQRHGFCSNEDLLSGNGLVCIYEGICDWHKVQPKFQSPSEIATAALEGTDDMSRLALERFCAVLGSVAGDYALQLGAQGGLYIAGGIVPRFKEFLAEKSQFRERFVSKGRFRSYLEKIPTFVIIAPQPGLIGAASVFDEGN, from the coding sequence ATGAATCATTATCTGGTCGCGGATGTTGGCGGAACGAATGCCAGACTCGGTCTGGTCACCCCCGAAGGCAATGAAGTGTTTGGGATTGAACAGCTCTCGAACAAGAATTATCCGCACCTGATCGACGTCGTGAACGCCTATCTGAGTCGCGCGCAATGTATCGTCCTGCCGAAAAAGGCCTGCTTTGCCGTGGCCTCGCCGGTGACGAGTGATCGCATTCACTTCACCAATAATTCCTGGTCCTTTTCCGTGCAGGAATTGAAGGACCAGCTGGGCCTTGAGTATCTGAAAGTCATCAATGACTTCGAAGCGGTGGCTTTGAGCATTCCCTACCTTGGACCGCGGGAAGTCTTCCGCGTCGGTGGTGGTGAAGCCGCTCCGCACAAGACCATCGCTGTCATGGGACCGGGCACCGGCCTGGGCATGGCGGCCCTGGTTCCCGGTCATCCCAAGCCCTTGCCGCTGGCCACCGAAGGTGGTCATGCCTGCTTCGCGCCCCAGGACGAAGTGGAAGCGCATATTGCAACGCGCATCAAACAGCGCCATGGCTTTTGCTCGAATGAGGATCTTCTGTCGGGCAATGGGCTGGTTTGCATTTATGAGGGGATCTGTGATTGGCATAAGGTGCAGCCGAAATTTCAGAGTCCTTCTGAGATCGCCACCGCAGCTTTGGAAGGAACAGATGACATGAGCCGCCTGGCTCTGGAACGTTTCTGTGCGGTGCTGGGTTCCGTGGCGGGTGATTATGCGCTGCAGCTCGGAGCCCAGGGCGGTCTTTACATTGCCGGTGGCATCGTGCCGCGCTTCAAGGAATTTTTGGCCGAAAAATCACAGTTCCGCGAGCGTTTCGTCAGCAAGGGCCGTTTCCGCAGCTATCTGGAAAAAATCCCGACTTTCGTCATCATCGCGCCTCAGCCGGGTCTGATCGGAGCGGCTTCCGTTTTTGATGAAGGAAATTAA
- a CDS encoding NAD(P)H-dependent oxidoreductase — MATKQIGVLVGSLRKESFNRKMAEALTRMQPGSLNLEIVAIGQLPMYNQDLDENPPKEWVEFRERIRGFDGILFVTPEYNRSVPAVLKNAIDVGSRPYGKSVWNGKPAAVMSVSPSALGGFGSNHHLRQSLVFLNMPVMQQPEAYVGGADKIFGERGEISVDKTREFLQGFMKGYASWVERFPEAGTR, encoded by the coding sequence ATGGCAACAAAACAGATTGGTGTCCTGGTCGGAAGTTTGCGCAAGGAATCCTTCAATCGAAAAATGGCAGAAGCCTTGACGCGCATGCAACCGGGCTCGTTAAACCTCGAGATCGTCGCGATCGGCCAACTGCCCATGTACAATCAAGATCTGGACGAGAACCCACCGAAGGAATGGGTCGAGTTTCGGGAACGGATTCGCGGATTCGATGGTATCCTCTTTGTAACCCCGGAGTATAACCGTTCCGTTCCGGCCGTTCTGAAAAACGCCATTGATGTCGGGTCGCGACCTTATGGCAAAAGCGTCTGGAATGGCAAACCCGCAGCTGTGATGAGCGTCTCGCCCAGCGCCTTGGGAGGATTCGGCTCCAATCATCATCTGCGCCAATCGCTGGTTTTTTTGAATATGCCGGTCATGCAGCAGCCGGAAGCCTATGTCGGTGGGGCGGATAAGATCTTTGGCGAGCGCGGCGAGATCAGCGTCGATAAAACCCGGGAATTTCTGCAGGGCTTTATGAAGGGTTACGCCAGCTGGGTGGAACGCTTTCCCGAGGCCGGAACCCGCTAA